Sequence from the Fulvivirga ligni genome:
TGGTGAGTTGTCAGATAATGTGATAAAGCTGGTTGGTTTGGCTACTGCTACCTTAGTTTTGGCATTATTAACAGGCCTCTTTTTCTCATACCGCAGGGCTAAGGCTCACCAGCAAAAAATGTGGGATGCCACTGCTAAGCGAATGCTCATTAACCTGGCCATCCCTTTATTCACGGGCGGTATTTTTGTACTCATCATGTTTTCAAAAGGTGCTATTGGACTTATAGCTCCTGCTACGCTCATCTTTTATGGATTGGCTTTGGTAAATGGCAGTAAGTATACTTATACAGATATTCGATATTTAGGTATCTTTGAAATCGTTCTGGGCTTGATCAGTTGTTATTTTATTGGGTTTGGATTGTTATTTTGGACACTGGGCTTTGGTGTTCTTCATATCATTTATGGCACAGTGTTGTATTTCAAGTACGAAAAGTGAGAAGTTATTTAAATAATTTACATAAGGCTTTTGAAAACCGCATAAGGCTGGGCGTAATGTCTGCTTTGGCGGTGAATGAGTCCGTAGATTTCAATACGCTAAGGGACCTGCTGGGTGTAACGGATGGTAACTTGGCTAGCCATCTGAAATCCTTGGAGAAAGTGAAGTTTATAGAGGTAAAAAAAACCTTTGTAGGAAGAAAGCCGAACACATCCTATGTAATGACTAAGGCGGGAAAAAAGGCTTTTGAAGAGCACTTAGATGCGCTTGAAAAATTAATTAAGGAACAATCTAGATAATTTTTTTTATACCTATACTTTGAAATGCAAAGTACTTTCTAAAACAATAAATATGGAACAACAAATAGAGAAAACACCGCTTGAGAAGCTTAATAACGGAATTAAGAATTCTGTTATGCTGAAGGTATTCACCATTACCATTATTGGATTACTGCTGCTCATACCTACATCCAGCATCAAATCTTTGATCAGTGAGAGGCAATTCAATCAGACTCATGTCATTGAGGAGGTAAGCTCTAAATGGGGAGGTGAGCAGAGCTTAATAGGCCCTGTATTGTCCATCCCTTATAAGTCTTACTATAAATCTGATAATGTGATGAAATATGCGATACACCACGCCCATTTCTTGCCAGAAAAGTTGATTGTGAATGGTGAGGTAGAGCCCAACATGTTGGAGAGAAGTATTTATGAGATCATACTTTACAATGCTAAAATACAGGTGTCTGGAGCTTTTAATAAGCCTGATTTTTCTAAGTGGGACATTAGGCCTGAGGATATTCTTTGGTCAGATGCTTATTTGACTATTGGCATTCCGGATATGTCTGGTGTAAGAGAGGAGATAAAGGTAAATTGGGATGGAAGCCCAGAAGCCGTGGAAGCTGGTGTTACCAATCATGACATTACCAGCTCGGGTGTAACCTGCCACATTCCTTTGGTAGATTCTCTTCAGGCTGATGGGCATAAATTTGACTTCAATCTGGATTTAAACGGCCATAAATCTTTGAATTTTGTTCCACTAGGCAAAAGCTCTCAGGTGAAATTGGCTTCTACCTGGCCTCACCCCAGTTTCAATGGAAATTTCCTGCCGAGCGAAAGAGATGTGACTGATGATGGTTTCACAGCAGAATGGAAAGTATTTTCTCTCAACAGAAACTTCCCTCAACAGTGGTTGAATAATACACACGCTGTGTCAGGATCAAGCTTTGGTGTAGACCTGATTTTACCGGTAGATGATTATCAGAAAAACATGCGGTCTGCTAAATATGCTTTACTTATCGTAGCCTTTACTTTCGTGATCTTCTTTTTAGTGGAGGTGCTCAATAAAAAGAAATTTCATCCTTTTCAATACATTTTGGTTGGCTTAGCTTTGATACTTTTCTATAGTCTGCTACTCTCTTTTTCAGAGCACCAGGGTTTTGATGTGGCCTATCTTATTTCCAGTGTAGCTACAGTTGCCCTTATTACCATGTATGTTTCGGCAGTAATGAAAGATTGGAAAATTACCGTCATCACCTCGGTGCTGCTTTGTGTTATTTACTTCTTTATATATATCATCCTACAACTGCAGGATTTTGCCCTGTTGGTAGGAAGTGTTGGCTTGTTTGCGGCTCTGGCTGTGCTAATGTATTTCTCTCGAAATATAGATTGGTACAATATCAATCGAAGGCCTGTAGAGGCGTAAACTTTGAAAATATTGCCCCAAGTATATAATTTGGGGCAATTTTTCCATTCTTTTTCCCATTAATCTTAGCTATTGTCCAAAAAAAGAGCATTTTTGTCAAATACATTATGCTATTTTCAGCATGGTTGGGTTTAATGACGGATTGTTTATATGTGGGTTTATATTTTATTCGTAATTGGATTTATATTCTTAATTAAAGGGGCTGACCTCCTGGTTGAGGGTGCGTCTTCTATTGGGAGAAAATTCAATATATCCAGTCTTATTCTTGGTCTTACCATTGTTTCCTTTGGTACTTCGCTACCCGAACTTCTTGTAAATATTATAGCCAGTTATAATAATAACCCAGAGATTGGTGTAGGAAACATTCTGGGGAGCAACATAGCTAACATACTCCTGATATTGGGAGTGGCGGCTTTGATTAATCCACTTCCAATAACCAAAAACACCTATTTCATAGAGGTGCCTTTTTCGCTTACAGCTACACTTTTAGTAGGCTTTTTGGCGAATGCGTCACTTTTTGGAAAAACCAATGACTTTCTTATTAGTCAGTATGATGGGTTCATTCTTATTTTCTTCTTCATCCTGTTTATGGGCTATGTCTACATTGTTTCCAAGCAGAAAAAGTCAGAGTTTGATTCCGATGAGTTTAAGGAAATGCCCATGGCAAAATCCGTCCTATTGATTTTGATAGGTATGGTTGGGCTGTTTTTTGGTGGACAATGGGTGGTAGATGGAGCCGTACAAATGGCCAGAGCTATGAATATGAGTGAAGGTTTTATTGGACTTACAGTAATTGCCATAGGAACTTCACTGCCTGAATTAGTGACATCTGCGGTTGCTGCTTTTAAGAAGAATACAGACATAGCCGTTGGTAATGTAGTAGGGTCTAACATCTTTAATCTGCTATGGATATTAGGAATTAGCTCTATTATAAAGCCCATACCTTATGATGTAATCAGCAATGCTGATATTTTTATGATCATAGCTTCCAGTACGGCTTTAATTTTAGCCGTAGTGATAGGTAAGAAACCCATTATTTCTCGCTGGGAGGGTTTATTTTTCCTAATTGCTTATGCCTGGTACATTACTTTCCTGGTAGAAAGAGGCTAAAGTTTACTCTTCCTCTGTTTCTGGTGTCATGCCGCCGGGCTGTACCTTCTCATTTCGCCTTTTTCTATAAAAGTTAATGAACTTAAAGATCACGATGCAGACGATGATCCAGATGAAACCACCCAAAAATCCAGCAAGCACATCACTAGGGTAATGTACTCCAAGGTATACCCGAGAAAGGCCTATCATAATGATTAATGAAATTTCTAGTACAATAAGACCAATTTTGGCCCACCGATTTTTCATGTACTTGTAAGTGAGGTACACCAAAAAACCGTAAAATGCCATGGCGCTCATACTATGGCCGCTAGGAAAGCTATAAGAATGGGTATGAATAGCCACCAACCTCATGTCCTCTATCGGCCTGGGTCTTGCTAATATCTCCTTGATTCCAATATTTAATAAGAATGAGGTAGATAAAACCAACGTTGCCTGCAAAGCTACCTTCCAACGATGCCCTCTAAAATATAATAATGCAGCTATTATGGGTATAATGATAAGATAGGCCGTTACATCCCCCAGGTCTGTAATAAAGGTGACTACCTTGGTAAAGCCCTCAGAGCGATATTGATAAACGAAATCAGTGATGTGGTTATCAAAGTTTAAGAGCTCATCTGCTCTCATCTTTTCCGTTATTTCCAAAAATGCATTCAAAGATAATATGCATATTATCGTAGGAATGATCAGTGAAATAAGGAAAATCACATATTCACTTTTGTGTCGGCTTAGCTCTATTTTTAGTCTCCTGTACGCTGTAATCATTGACTCATTCTAATTTTTCAAAAGGATGGTCTTTTTTTAACAGCAACAAAGAGGTGAAGGTTATTTAATATTGAATTCGTTCATGAGCTCCTCAATAGAAAGGGTATTCTCAAAGAAAGATAAAACCTTCAGCATTACTTCATCTACAAGTGTATCAGGGCATGACGCACCACTAGTAAGAATAACTTTTACAGGCTCTTGATTAGGTAGCCAGTTTTCAGTGGTCAGTAATTCCTTTTTACTGTAGTTAAAGTGCCTGATTTCCTTTTCAGACTTAATCTCAGAAGCAGAGTTAATGAAGTAAGAAGGAAATTTTCTTTCACAAAGCTCCACAATATGAGAGGTGTTAGAGCTATTGTACCCTCCTACAATTAGGGCCAGATCAGCATCTTGCTCTAGTAGACCGTAAGTAGCATCCTGATTGTCATTGGTGGCATAGCAAAGTGTATCACGTGTGTCGGCAAAATGGTCTTTATGGTCGTCTCCATAAAGTTCTACCATCACATTTTTTATGTAATCTGCTATCTCCTGAGTTTCCGTAGCCAGCATAGTGGTTTGATTCACCACGCCTACACGGTTAAAATGTATTTCTGGATCAAAGCCCTCTGAATATTTGCCTTCAAAGAGCTGATAAAATTCTTCTTTACTAATGTTACCCTTTATCACCTCACCTAACTGCTCCGCTTCGCTCAGGTTTTTTACAATTACTGCAGGCGCCTTTTCTGCACTATGAGAAAAAGTAGCGCGGGTTTCTTCATGGTTATGCTTACCATGAATAATGATGGTGTGCTGCTCATCTCCAAGCTTGGAAGACCTTTTCCATACCTTTTCCACAAAAGGGCATGTGGTATTATACTGCTGTATTTCTATGCCAATATCCTCAAGCTTTTTCTCTATTTCCAGGGTGGTACCAAAAGCAGGGATGATCACCACATCTTCTGGATTCAGCTGATCCCATGGAATAAATTGTGTGCCATCAGTATCCATAATGAACTCAATTCCTTTGGACTGTAAATCTTTATTTACCTCCTGATTATGAATCATTTGGCTAAGTAGATATACCTTCTTGTCAGGATTTTCCTCCAGTGCCTTATAGCTTTTTTCAATGGCATTTTCTACACCATAGCAAAACCCAAAGTGACGAGCTATATAAAACTTCACGGGCCCAAAATCTAACTCCGTAGGTGTAAAGTCCTTTTTACGCGGATCCATAATTCTACGAGCCTCTTTTATCTTACCCGTTATGGATGACTTGTAATATTCTGGTATATCAAATTTCTTGATGGCAGTGCTATTTAGATGAACTACAAAAGTAAGGAATAGTGCAGAAATAGTAGAATGAAATGAGCGGATTGGTGTTTGAATGTGGAGGATGAGCAATTGGGATAGACAACCGAGTCGGAACGCACCCTCCCTAAAACAAAAATGGGAACTCTTTTTTACAAGAATTCCCATTTCACAGCTACTTCCTTAAAAGCATTGTGCCAAGTTACTGTTCTCCCAACTTCATCAGCGGTTTTATCGCAAGACAAATTCTGAATCTAGCTTTTGTATAAAATCTCAAACAATACCGCTTACGCTATACTCTTATCAGTAATTTTCTGTGATTTGCATCATTTCAAGTTACTTACTTTTACATAAATAACTCCTTCAACTATCTGCTAAGAATCCGTTATCATCTTGACTAGCAATATGACTTCAGACTGTTCTATTAAGCTTTTTTACTTTGCGACTTTAGTCCTTTCAGGTTATCAACTTGCGCCTTAACCCATATAAAAACTACTTAACAATTTCACATTACTAACCTGCTACTCTTTTGTGGCAGTTGAGATTATCTCTCGCTTGGTAAATCTAAGGTCGTAATAATATCTTTGCATGCAAAAAAAATGGACTTCTACTTTCCCACAAGTTTTCCCCTGAGAAGTACCATAAAAACACATATTTATTCACATTAAATACAAGATAATCACAGAGTTATCCACAATTTATCTTAAAAACTCTTTTTAAGGTGGCGTTCTGTTAGCATTACTACCAAAATGAGAGCTAAAACTATCATTGCAGAAGCTATTGTCAATCCGGTTTGGTAGCTCACAAATAAGAAAATGAGGCCCTCAATCACCGTTATCGCTATAAAAAACCATAGCATAAGCTTGTTGGCATATCGGTTTGCTTCATCCCAGGTCTGCTGGTTTTTCATCGAGCGTTTTGTTCGGTAGCCATATACATGGTTGATCGCCTTTGGAGGGAACGCATAGAAAAGAATAGAAATCAGTAGCATCAAAGGGCCGGTTAGCAAATAACTGATCAGACTGGTGCTCATAATTATAAGGTTAAGGTAAAGGTAGTTGTTCCATTTTCGGAGCGAGCAGAAATACCGCCGTTGTGTAATTTCATAATCTGCCGCGCGAAGCTGAGTCCAATGCCTGATCCACTCTTTTTGGTTGTGTAGAAAGGAATAAACACCTTTTCTATATCCGTGGGGGACAGGCCAGAGCCGCTGTTGGAAATGCTCAAACGCACACGATGAAGATCATGATATATTTTAATGTCGATTAATCGTTCTGAATCGTCAATGGCTTCAATGGCATTTTTTAATAGGTTAATAATAACTTGCTCTATGAGGTTTTGATCTCCATTAACTTTAATATCCTGACTTTCAGCATGTATAGTATGTTTAATCTCGGCCTGCTGCATATCTGGTTCCAGCAGTTGAGTAATCCTTTTTACTACCTCCACCAGGTTGAAAGGTCTAAGCGTCAGGTCCGGGGTTTTAGAGAATTCTTTATAGGTATTAATAAATTTGATCAGCCCTTTGCTCCTTTTTTCCACGGTATCCAGGCTGGTATAAATGTCATCACCGTCTTCAGCGGTCAATGTGTTGATATCTTGATCCTTTAATTGCGCATTAATAGCTGCGCTTAATGAGGCGATTGGAGTAACTGAGTTCATTATCTCATGAGTAAGAACGCCGATCAATTTTTGCCAGGCTTCTACTTCTTTTTGATCCAGCTCAAATAGCAGGTTTTGGATGAGTATTAACTTGAAAGACTTCTGCTGAACCACAAATTCCTTGAGCTGCACGGACAGCTGTTGCATTTCTCCACCTATATAGGTTTTGATTACCTGTTTTTCCTCTGGTTTTAGCTTTTTGATGGTTTCGAAAAGATGACTATCAATTGATTTTAATTCATCTATGTTTCTTAGAAAAGGCTTTCTGATCAGATTCTTGGCCGCTGGGTTGAGCATTTCTATGTTGCCATCTTCACTGTAGCTTATCAGCCCTACACCTATGTTTTCATTCAGCGTTTTTAAGTACTGAAATTGACTTTCTTTTTCCAGGTTGAGCTTTTGAAACTCCTTTATAATGTCATTCAGTGCCGCACTGAGATGAGCCTCTACGGCGCCGTTTTTATTGCCTTGAAAAGATGAAGTAAAAGCGCCTTGCTTAATGGACAGCAAGAAATGTGTAAGCCTGATATTCGTTTTTTCAATATAGAGTACCAGATTTACAACTACTATGATCAATATAATGAAAAGCACCGCCGGTGTGAACCACCATTCAGTATAGAGCCAGCAATAGGCCATTCCAAAAGCCATGAGCAAGATGAGGAATACCCGTAATAGGATGTTTATACGGAAGTTTTTGAAGTTCATAGTTAGTAGCTGATGCCGTATTTGTCCATTTTTCTGTAAATAGTGGTTCTTCCCAGTCCCAGCTCTTTGGCAGCCTTTGAGATGTTGCCTTTATTTTTAGCTATTGCTTTCTCTATAGTCTCCTTTTCAATCTCATTTAAGCTTACTGACTCATTGGGGGATATTACCTTGTTTTTAGGATTTTGAAGAAGTAAATCGTCAGGGTCTAGCACACTAGTGTCGCTCATAATCACGGCTCTTTCTATGGCATGTTGCAGTTCTCGTATGTTGCCAGGCCATGAGTGTTGCTCCAGGTGCTTCAGGCCTTTTTTGCTAAGCTGGAGAGTCCCTTTTCGGTATTTATCGCCGAATAATTTAAGGAAGTGCTCTGCTAATAGTTGAATATCTTCCGGCCTATCTTGCAATGGCGGCAT
This genomic interval carries:
- a CDS encoding phosphatase PAP2 family protein, whose amino-acid sequence is MITAYRRLKIELSRHKSEYVIFLISLIIPTIICILSLNAFLEITEKMRADELLNFDNHITDFVYQYRSEGFTKVVTFITDLGDVTAYLIIIPIIAALLYFRGHRWKVALQATLVLSTSFLLNIGIKEILARPRPIEDMRLVAIHTHSYSFPSGHSMSAMAFYGFLVYLTYKYMKNRWAKIGLIVLEISLIIMIGLSRVYLGVHYPSDVLAGFLGGFIWIIVCIVIFKFINFYRKRRNEKVQPGGMTPETEEE
- a CDS encoding winged helix-turn-helix domain-containing protein, which codes for MRSYLNNLHKAFENRIRLGVMSALAVNESVDFNTLRDLLGVTDGNLASHLKSLEKVKFIEVKKTFVGRKPNTSYVMTKAGKKAFEEHLDALEKLIKEQSR
- a CDS encoding sensor histidine kinase; translated protein: MNFKNFRINILLRVFLILLMAFGMAYCWLYTEWWFTPAVLFIILIIVVVNLVLYIEKTNIRLTHFLLSIKQGAFTSSFQGNKNGAVEAHLSAALNDIIKEFQKLNLEKESQFQYLKTLNENIGVGLISYSEDGNIEMLNPAAKNLIRKPFLRNIDELKSIDSHLFETIKKLKPEEKQVIKTYIGGEMQQLSVQLKEFVVQQKSFKLILIQNLLFELDQKEVEAWQKLIGVLTHEIMNSVTPIASLSAAINAQLKDQDINTLTAEDGDDIYTSLDTVEKRSKGLIKFINTYKEFSKTPDLTLRPFNLVEVVKRITQLLEPDMQQAEIKHTIHAESQDIKVNGDQNLIEQVIINLLKNAIEAIDDSERLIDIKIYHDLHRVRLSISNSGSGLSPTDIEKVFIPFYTTKKSGSGIGLSFARQIMKLHNGGISARSENGTTTFTLTL
- a CDS encoding 4-hydroxy-3-methylbut-2-enyl diphosphate reductase gives rise to the protein MKKFDIPEYYKSSITGKIKEARRIMDPRKKDFTPTELDFGPVKFYIARHFGFCYGVENAIEKSYKALEENPDKKVYLLSQMIHNQEVNKDLQSKGIEFIMDTDGTQFIPWDQLNPEDVVIIPAFGTTLEIEKKLEDIGIEIQQYNTTCPFVEKVWKRSSKLGDEQHTIIIHGKHNHEETRATFSHSAEKAPAVIVKNLSEAEQLGEVIKGNISKEEFYQLFEGKYSEGFDPEIHFNRVGVVNQTTMLATETQEIADYIKNVMVELYGDDHKDHFADTRDTLCYATNDNQDATYGLLEQDADLALIVGGYNSSNTSHIVELCERKFPSYFINSASEIKSEKEIRHFNYSKKELLTTENWLPNQEPVKVILTSGASCPDTLVDEVMLKVLSFFENTLSIEELMNEFNIK
- the creD gene encoding cell envelope integrity protein CreD, which translates into the protein MEQQIEKTPLEKLNNGIKNSVMLKVFTITIIGLLLLIPTSSIKSLISERQFNQTHVIEEVSSKWGGEQSLIGPVLSIPYKSYYKSDNVMKYAIHHAHFLPEKLIVNGEVEPNMLERSIYEIILYNAKIQVSGAFNKPDFSKWDIRPEDILWSDAYLTIGIPDMSGVREEIKVNWDGSPEAVEAGVTNHDITSSGVTCHIPLVDSLQADGHKFDFNLDLNGHKSLNFVPLGKSSQVKLASTWPHPSFNGNFLPSERDVTDDGFTAEWKVFSLNRNFPQQWLNNTHAVSGSSFGVDLILPVDDYQKNMRSAKYALLIVAFTFVIFFLVEVLNKKKFHPFQYILVGLALILFYSLLLSFSEHQGFDVAYLISSVATVALITMYVSAVMKDWKITVITSVLLCVIYFFIYIILQLQDFALLVGSVGLFAALAVLMYFSRNIDWYNINRRPVEA
- a CDS encoding SdpI family protein, giving the protein MSTSLISYLLTGPLMLLISILFYAFPPKAINHVYGYRTKRSMKNQQTWDEANRYANKLMLWFFIAITVIEGLIFLFVSYQTGLTIASAMIVLALILVVMLTERHLKKSF
- a CDS encoding calcium/sodium antiporter; translated protein: MWVYILFVIGFIFLIKGADLLVEGASSIGRKFNISSLILGLTIVSFGTSLPELLVNIIASYNNNPEIGVGNILGSNIANILLILGVAALINPLPITKNTYFIEVPFSLTATLLVGFLANASLFGKTNDFLISQYDGFILIFFFILFMGYVYIVSKQKKSEFDSDEFKEMPMAKSVLLILIGMVGLFFGGQWVVDGAVQMARAMNMSEGFIGLTVIAIGTSLPELVTSAVAAFKKNTDIAVGNVVGSNIFNLLWILGISSIIKPIPYDVISNADIFMIIASSTALILAVVIGKKPIISRWEGLFFLIAYAWYITFLVERG